In Fimbriimonadaceae bacterium, the following are encoded in one genomic region:
- a CDS encoding glycosyltransferase family 4 protein: protein MRVIMLSWEYPPRIVGGISPHVYELSQQLQSQGVSVHVVTKETPLAPDEEVEPSGVHVHRVHLDEEPNDFIHEIQLLNAATERRVRRLLEDFRPGGEPTLFHAHDWLSLDSARELKYEYSLPLVATVHATEEGRNQGVHNDTQRYIHEQEYWLTYEAWRVIVCSQFMRGEVERLFSCPADKVDVIFNGVDASKFEFEWTEAERAAWRAKFALPEERIVVYVGRFVREKGIQNLLNAAGAVLAREPNTKFLIVGGGHRERFERFVRWYGLKEKVLFTGFMANRSLHQVYRIADVAAFPSLYEPFGIVALEGMAAGAPVVTSDAGGLSEVVLHDETGTLSYANNSESLAWAILRVLEDPVRAARLAKAAKLRLQTDFNWERIAKQTVGTYERVWAEFLQSYWADQTLWPVTPGAEERAARRNVREKASTGRATQRPRPPVSMPRPPATLDHEENPPN from the coding sequence ATGCGCGTGATCATGCTCTCTTGGGAGTACCCGCCCCGAATCGTTGGGGGGATCAGTCCGCACGTCTACGAATTGTCGCAACAGCTCCAGTCCCAAGGGGTTTCCGTGCACGTCGTCACCAAGGAGACGCCGCTCGCGCCGGACGAGGAGGTGGAACCCAGCGGGGTTCATGTGCATCGGGTGCACCTCGACGAGGAGCCGAACGATTTCATCCACGAGATCCAGTTGCTCAACGCGGCGACCGAGCGGCGCGTCCGGCGGCTTCTGGAAGATTTCCGCCCCGGTGGCGAGCCGACCCTTTTCCACGCGCACGATTGGCTCTCCCTCGACAGCGCCCGCGAGTTGAAGTACGAGTACAGCCTGCCGCTGGTCGCGACGGTCCATGCGACCGAGGAGGGCCGGAACCAGGGGGTGCACAACGATACCCAGCGGTACATCCACGAGCAGGAGTACTGGCTGACCTACGAGGCTTGGCGCGTGATCGTCTGCTCCCAGTTCATGCGGGGCGAGGTGGAGCGGCTCTTCTCCTGCCCCGCGGACAAGGTCGATGTGATCTTCAACGGCGTGGACGCCTCGAAGTTCGAGTTCGAGTGGACCGAGGCCGAGCGGGCCGCGTGGCGGGCGAAGTTCGCCCTTCCCGAGGAGCGCATCGTAGTGTACGTCGGCCGATTTGTTCGCGAGAAGGGGATTCAGAACCTCCTGAACGCCGCGGGCGCCGTGCTGGCGCGCGAACCGAACACCAAATTCCTGATCGTCGGCGGCGGTCATAGAGAGCGGTTCGAGCGCTTCGTCCGCTGGTACGGGCTCAAGGAGAAGGTGCTGTTCACCGGCTTCATGGCCAACCGGTCGCTGCACCAGGTGTATCGGATCGCGGACGTCGCGGCCTTCCCTTCCCTTTACGAGCCGTTTGGGATCGTGGCTCTCGAAGGGATGGCCGCCGGCGCGCCCGTCGTGACCTCGGACGCGGGCGGGTTGAGCGAGGTCGTCCTGCACGACGAGACCGGCACGTTAAGCTACGCCAACAACTCGGAATCCCTCGCTTGGGCGATTCTCCGGGTTTTGGAGGACCCCGTGCGGGCCGCCCGTCTTGCGAAGGCGGCCAAACTGCGGCTCCAAACGGATTTCAACTGGGAGCGGATAGCAAAGCAGACTGTGGGAACCTACGAGCGTGTCTGGGCGGAGTTCCTCCAGAGCTACTGGGCGGACCAGACCCTCTGGCCCGTCACGCCGGGCGCCGAGGAGCGCGCCGCCCGGCGCAACGTGCGCGAGAAGGCGAGCACCGGGCGGGCGACCCAGCGGCCACGGCCCCCGGTCAGCATGCCCCGACCTCCTGCAACGCTGGACCACGAAGAGAACCCCCCGAACTAG
- a CDS encoding YihY/virulence factor BrkB family protein, with translation MSVADHPLVGVFLDAGEGYGRHRANRMAAAFTFYTLLSISPLLLVAIGVGSMFMDEATVRNAVLEMVSESFGKAQSDFLHTLIVQTASQHTGLAATLISLPVMLWGASAMFGHLHEATNVIWGSFDRRGGLKGFALQRLAAIVIVLLMGVILVAWMSLDAALAVAVSHARTYLDPSFPLYRGVSFLAGLAFWGVVFALFLRALPAPALRFKDVALGASVVSFGFGVGRHLVSLYFQYSNFSAAYGAAGAVVALLLWTYFSASLFFFGVELSRAYAYRHGSLREEEESE, from the coding sequence GTGAGCGTCGCCGATCACCCCCTCGTCGGCGTGTTCCTGGATGCCGGAGAGGGCTATGGCCGCCATCGGGCGAACCGCATGGCGGCGGCTTTTACGTTCTACACGCTGCTCTCGATCTCGCCGCTTCTGCTGGTCGCCATCGGCGTGGGTTCGATGTTCATGGACGAGGCGACCGTGCGCAACGCGGTCCTCGAGATGGTGAGCGAGTCGTTCGGCAAGGCCCAGTCCGACTTCCTGCACACGCTGATCGTCCAAACCGCCTCTCAGCACACGGGTCTTGCCGCGACCCTGATCAGCCTGCCCGTGATGCTTTGGGGAGCCTCCGCCATGTTCGGCCACCTGCACGAAGCGACCAATGTGATCTGGGGATCGTTCGACCGGCGTGGCGGGCTCAAGGGGTTTGCCCTTCAACGCCTCGCTGCGATCGTCATCGTGCTGCTGATGGGCGTGATCCTGGTGGCTTGGATGAGCTTGGACGCGGCGCTTGCGGTGGCCGTCTCCCATGCCAGGACGTATCTCGATCCCTCCTTCCCCTTGTACCGGGGAGTGAGCTTCCTGGCGGGGTTGGCTTTCTGGGGAGTGGTGTTCGCGCTGTTCCTGAGGGCATTGCCTGCGCCGGCCCTTCGGTTCAAGGACGTGGCGCTTGGCGCCTCGGTGGTCTCCTTTGGGTTCGGAGTGGGGCGGCACCTTGTCTCCCTCTACTTCCAGTATTCGAACTTCTCCGCCGCATACGGGGCGGCCGGCGCCGTGGTGGCCCTGCTGTTGTGGACGTACTTCTCCGCTTCCCTCTTCTTCTTCGGGGTCGAGTTGTCGCGGGCCTACGCCTACCGGCACGGGAGCCTCAGGGAGGAAGAGGAGTCGGAGTGA